Genomic window (Paenibacillus sp. PK3_47):
ACGGTATTCGCTTACAAGCTTCCGGCAGTCCCCGCATTCCTCCGCATGATCCTCAAATTTCTCCATTTCCTCTCTGGTCAAGGCATCCAGAGCATATAGTTCTGCCAGTTCACATACAGATTCCTGCTCAAACTCTTCAGTCATGTGCATGCTCCCTCCTTCCCAGGCGGATCAGTCTTTTTCTAAGCTGTCTCATCGCCATTCTGACCCTGCTTTTCACCGTACCTGGCGGAATGGATGCAAAATCGGCTGCCTCCTGCTGTGTAAGCCCCTGATAATAAATCAGATCAAGCACCTGCTGCTGATCCCGGCTCAGCTCGCGCAGCGCTTCCCTGACCTGTTCTCCAATCATAAGCATTTCTGCCTGCTCTTCGGTTATGTCCTCAGGAACAGCGGCCATCTCCGGCACCTCTGTCTCCCCGTCCGGCTGGTCTTCTGCCGGTCTCTGCCTGTGAAGATGTTCCAGAGCGATACTGCGCGTCACTGCGAACATCCAGGCTGAGGGCTGGCTCCGGGCAGCATCTGACTGCCCTGCACTTTTCCAGATCCTCAGGAACAACTCCTGCATAACCTCCTCGGCTGCTCGCGGATCCTTCACAATCTGGCAGGCAAAGCTGTAAATAACCTGTTCATACCGGTCATATAGCTTGCCGAGGGCATCCGAGTCTTTATGCGCTATGCGTTCAATCAACTGCCCGTCGTAAGCTGCATCGTTCACTTTCAGTCCTCCCTTTTCCTCTGTCACCTCTACGCTGAGTGTTTGATTACCTTACATTTCACTGAGTATACCCCCTTTTGTTAAGAGGCTCAACTTGGATCCAAGGACAGGGACCGGA
Coding sequences:
- a CDS encoding sigma-70 family RNA polymerase sigma factor; this translates as MNDAAYDGQLIERIAHKDSDALGKLYDRYEQVIYSFACQIVKDPRAAEEVMQELFLRIWKSAGQSDAARSQPSAWMFAVTRSIALEHLHRQRPAEDQPDGETEVPEMAAVPEDITEEQAEMLMIGEQVREALRELSRDQQQVLDLIYYQGLTQQEAADFASIPPGTVKSRVRMAMRQLRKRLIRLGRREHAHD